In Calothrix sp. PCC 7507, one DNA window encodes the following:
- the atpH gene encoding ATP synthase F1 subunit delta, with protein sequence MTSKVATAEVAQPYAQALLSIAQSKSLTEQFGEDARVLLNLLSGNQQLRNFIDNPFTQAESKKALIRQILGESTSPYLRNFLLILVDKRRIAFLEPILQQYIVLLRQLNQTVLAEVSSAVPLTEAQQQTIIEKVIAITNARQVELATKIDSSLIGGVIIKVGSQVIDASLRGQLRRLALSLTSS encoded by the coding sequence ATGACCAGTAAGGTAGCAACAGCCGAAGTCGCCCAGCCTTATGCACAAGCACTGTTGTCAATCGCCCAGTCGAAAAGCTTAACAGAACAGTTTGGCGAAGACGCACGTGTTTTGCTGAACCTACTCTCAGGCAATCAACAGCTACGGAACTTCATCGACAATCCCTTTACTCAGGCTGAGAGCAAAAAAGCTCTAATCAGACAAATACTTGGTGAAAGCACTAGCCCCTACCTCCGCAATTTTTTGCTGATATTGGTAGACAAACGGCGCATTGCTTTCTTGGAACCAATTTTACAGCAGTATATAGTGCTGTTGCGGCAGCTGAATCAAACCGTATTAGCGGAAGTTAGTTCAGCCGTTCCCCTCACAGAAGCTCAACAGCAAACAATCATCGAAAAGGTGATCGCCATCACCAATGCTCGTCAGGTAGAACTAGCAACCAAGATAGACAGCAGCTTAATTGGTGGTGTGATCATTAAAGTCGGTTCCCAGGTAATTGACGCCAGTTTACGTGGTCAGTTACGCCGCCTAGCCTTGAGTCTAACTAGTAGCTAG
- a CDS encoding DUF1778 domain-containing protein — MSHSAESKTERIDIRTNSHVKKLLQQAAAASHKNVSEFLLEHGLIAAQNALTNRQVFALDDEQWQAFQNALDAPTTDKPRLRRLLTEPSVFE, encoded by the coding sequence ATGAGTCACTCAGCGGAGTCTAAAACCGAACGCATAGATATTCGGACAAATTCCCATGTCAAAAAACTCTTGCAGCAAGCAGCGGCTGCAAGTCATAAAAATGTGAGTGAGTTTTTGTTAGAACACGGTTTAATTGCTGCTCAAAATGCTTTAACAAATCGTCAGGTCTTTGCCCTAGATGATGAGCAATGGCAAGCTTTTCAAAATGCCCTTGATGCACCCACAACAGACAAACCGCGTTTGCGTCGTCTATTAACTGAGCCGAGCGTATTTGAGTAA
- the atpA gene encoding F0F1 ATP synthase subunit alpha — MSISIRPDEISSIIQQQIEQYDQEVKVANVGTVLQVGDGIARIYGLEKAMAGELLQFEDGTIGIAQNLEEDNVGAVLMGEGLKIQEGSTVTATGKIAQVGVGEALIGRVVDALGRAIDGKGDLKTTETRLIESPAPGIIARRSVHEPLQTGITAIDSMIPIGRGQRELIIGDRQTGKTAIAIDTIINQKSEDVICVYVAVGQKASTVANVVQTLQEKGALDYTIVVAASASEPATLQFLAPYTGASIAEYFMYKGKATLIIYDDLSKQAQAYRQMSLLLRRPPGREAYPGDVFYIHSRLLERAAKLSDELGKGSLTALPIIETQAGDVSAYIPTNVISITDGQIFLSSDLFNAGIRPAVNPGISVSRVGSAAQTKAMKKVAGKIKLELAQFDDLQAFAQFASDLDKATQDQLARGQRLRELLKQPQNSPLSVYEQVAILYAGINGYLDDIAVDKVTTFTKGLREYLKTGNPQYAQAVQASKALGDSEEAALKTALTEYKKVFQAA, encoded by the coding sequence ATGAGCATTTCAATTAGACCTGACGAAATCAGCAGTATCATCCAACAGCAAATCGAGCAATACGACCAAGAAGTCAAAGTTGCTAACGTTGGTACAGTACTACAAGTTGGTGACGGTATCGCCCGGATCTATGGACTAGAAAAGGCAATGGCTGGTGAGCTATTGCAATTTGAAGACGGTACAATTGGTATCGCTCAGAACTTAGAAGAAGACAACGTGGGCGCAGTGCTCATGGGTGAAGGGCTGAAGATTCAAGAAGGTAGCACAGTTACCGCCACAGGTAAAATCGCTCAGGTAGGTGTGGGCGAAGCCTTGATTGGTAGAGTAGTAGACGCCTTAGGTCGCGCGATTGACGGTAAAGGCGACCTGAAAACCACAGAAACCCGTTTGATTGAATCTCCCGCACCTGGTATTATTGCCCGTCGGTCAGTACACGAACCCCTGCAAACAGGTATCACAGCCATCGACTCGATGATTCCCATCGGACGGGGTCAGCGGGAATTGATCATTGGGGACCGTCAAACTGGTAAAACAGCGATCGCCATTGACACCATCATCAACCAAAAATCAGAAGACGTAATTTGCGTCTACGTCGCCGTTGGTCAAAAAGCCTCCACCGTTGCTAACGTGGTGCAGACATTGCAAGAAAAAGGCGCACTAGACTATACCATCGTCGTCGCCGCTAGTGCCAGTGAACCAGCAACACTACAATTCCTCGCCCCCTATACAGGCGCAAGCATCGCTGAGTACTTCATGTACAAAGGCAAAGCTACTCTGATCATTTACGATGACCTCTCCAAGCAAGCCCAAGCTTATCGTCAAATGTCCTTGCTACTACGTCGTCCACCTGGACGGGAAGCTTACCCTGGAGACGTATTCTACATCCACTCCCGCTTATTGGAACGGGCAGCTAAATTGAGCGACGAACTGGGTAAAGGTAGCTTGACCGCCTTACCAATTATCGAAACCCAAGCAGGCGACGTTTCAGCATACATCCCCACCAACGTGATTTCCATCACCGACGGTCAAATATTCCTCTCTTCTGACCTGTTCAACGCTGGTATCCGTCCCGCTGTGAACCCAGGTATCTCAGTATCCCGCGTGGGTTCTGCGGCTCAAACCAAGGCAATGAAAAAAGTTGCCGGTAAAATTAAATTGGAACTAGCGCAATTTGACGACCTGCAAGCCTTCGCGCAGTTTGCTTCCGACTTAGATAAAGCCACTCAAGACCAGTTAGCACGGGGTCAACGGTTACGGGAACTCCTGAAACAGCCACAAAACTCTCCACTCTCCGTATACGAGCAAGTAGCGATTCTATACGCTGGTATCAACGGTTACTTGGATGACATTGCTGTAGATAAAGTCACCACTTTCACCAAAGGTCTAAGAGAATACTTAAAGACAGGCAACCCTCAGTACGCGCAAGCAGTACAAGCATCAAAAGCCCTGGGTGACTCAGAAGAAGCTGCTTTGAAGACAGCATTAACTGAGTATAAAAAAGTATTCCAAGCAGCGTAA
- a CDS encoding F0F1 ATP synthase subunit B, producing MGIMGTILLLAAENSELAEGAAEGGFGLNIDIFETNLINLAILIGILFYFGRKVLSNILSERQSNIATAIQEAEGRLKEAKIALGQAQEQLTQSQAEAQRIRKAAEENAQKAKEALLAKAAQDVERLKQTAAADLNSETERAIAQLRQLVVAQALEKVETELKSGIADDAQQSLIDRSIAQLGGRV from the coding sequence ATGGGTATCATGGGCACAATCTTATTACTTGCCGCAGAAAACTCTGAATTGGCAGAAGGCGCAGCCGAAGGTGGTTTCGGTCTAAATATAGACATTTTTGAAACCAACCTGATCAATCTAGCGATTCTGATAGGCATATTATTCTACTTCGGACGTAAAGTTTTAAGCAATATCCTGAGCGAGCGACAATCCAATATTGCCACCGCCATTCAGGAAGCAGAAGGGCGCTTAAAAGAGGCAAAGATTGCCCTGGGACAAGCACAAGAGCAGTTGACCCAGTCCCAAGCTGAGGCTCAACGCATCCGCAAAGCTGCTGAAGAAAATGCCCAAAAAGCAAAAGAAGCCTTGTTAGCGAAAGCAGCACAAGACGTAGAACGCTTGAAGCAAACAGCAGCAGCGGACTTGAACAGCGAAACAGAAAGAGCGATCGCCCAACTGCGGCAGCTAGTAGTAGCTCAAGCACTGGAGAAAGTCGAGACAGAACTCAAAAGTGGGATTGCCGACGATGCTCAACAAAGTTTAATTGACCGCAGCATCGCACAACTGGGAGGTAGAGTATGA
- a CDS encoding ATP synthase subunit I: MSLSDESTAPTPTTQQDAKTDSEDTESGNSMQEFHQLFQRLLVITLVLTGVIFISVWIFYSLNIALNYLIGACTGVVYLKMLAKDVEQLGNEKTRLSKTRLALFMGVMIVGTQWRELQILPIFLGFLTYKATLIVYMVQIAFIPDS; encoded by the coding sequence GTGAGCTTGTCAGACGAATCAACTGCACCCACTCCGACAACACAACAAGATGCTAAAACTGATTCTGAAGACACAGAATCAGGTAACTCCATGCAAGAGTTCCATCAACTCTTCCAGCGATTGTTGGTAATCACGCTTGTCTTGACGGGGGTTATTTTTATCTCTGTGTGGATTTTTTATTCCTTGAACATTGCCCTGAATTATTTAATTGGGGCGTGTACAGGTGTGGTTTACTTAAAAATGCTGGCTAAAGACGTTGAGCAGCTCGGTAATGAGAAAACCCGTCTGAGCAAAACTCGTTTGGCTCTGTTTATGGGAGTAATGATCGTGGGAACTCAATGGCGTGAGTTACAGATTCTACCTATATTTTTGGGATTTCTAACTTACAAAGCCACGCTCATCGTCTATATGGTGCAAATTGCGTTCATTCCTGATTCTTAA
- the atpB gene encoding F0F1 ATP synthase subunit A, translating to MQMLSVLNAFNSFPLASLEVGHHFYWQLGNLKIHGQVFLTSWFVISILVIASIAATRNAQRIPKGIQNLMEYALEFIRDLAKNQLGEKEYRPWVPFIGTLFLFIFVSNWSGALIPWKLIKLPSGELAAPTNDINTTVALALLTSLAYFYAGFSKRGLGYFKKYIEPTPILLPIAILEDFTKPLSLSFRLFGNILADELVVAVLVLLVPLFVPLPVMALGLFTSAIQALVFATLAGAYIHEALEGHGEEEHEEAH from the coding sequence ATGCAAATGCTTAGTGTCTTAAACGCCTTTAATTCTTTTCCCCTCGCCTCATTAGAAGTAGGTCATCATTTCTATTGGCAGTTGGGCAATCTGAAAATTCATGGGCAAGTTTTTCTTACCTCGTGGTTTGTGATTAGCATTCTAGTAATAGCTTCCATAGCTGCTACTCGGAACGCCCAAAGAATTCCCAAAGGCATCCAGAATTTGATGGAATATGCCCTAGAATTTATTCGGGATCTCGCGAAAAACCAACTGGGTGAGAAAGAGTACCGCCCCTGGGTGCCATTCATCGGCACATTGTTCTTGTTTATCTTCGTATCGAACTGGTCAGGTGCGCTAATTCCCTGGAAGCTAATCAAGCTACCTTCAGGTGAATTGGCAGCTCCCACTAATGACATCAATACGACTGTAGCATTGGCACTGCTGACCTCTTTAGCGTACTTTTACGCGGGTTTCAGCAAGAGAGGTTTAGGCTACTTTAAGAAATATATAGAGCCAACTCCTATTCTGTTGCCGATCGCCATTCTTGAAGATTTCACTAAGCCCCTCTCCCTGAGCTTCCGTCTATTTGGCAATATATTAGCGGATGAATTGGTAGTAGCGGTGCTAGTACTACTGGTTCCTCTATTTGTACCTCTGCCCGTAATGGCTTTAGGTTTGTTTACCAGTGCCATTCAAGCCTTGGTTTTTGCTACCCTAGCTGGGGCATACATTCATGAGGCACTAGAGGGACACGGTGAAGAAGAGCATGAGGAAGCACATTAA
- a CDS encoding Uma2 family endonuclease has product MSQTTDRVRWTSQDVAALPDNEWIRYEIIDGELFAVRSPHYKHQQTTGRIFAVLDDWSLDSGLGEASIMPGLIFSDSDNVSPDVVWVSYERLAQIQDEAGHFRGAPELVVEVLSPGKANEERDRLAKLKLYSVQGVQEYWIVDRIAQRIEVYRRDNAQLQLVTTLLVDDLITSPLLPNFKSEVARLFVSRG; this is encoded by the coding sequence ATGAGCCAAACTACAGACAGAGTTCGCTGGACAAGTCAAGATGTGGCAGCGTTACCTGATAACGAATGGATTCGTTATGAAATTATTGATGGAGAATTGTTTGCGGTGCGATCGCCCCACTATAAACATCAGCAGACGACAGGTCGAATCTTTGCCGTTTTAGATGATTGGTCTTTAGATAGTGGTTTAGGAGAAGCCTCTATTATGCCAGGACTGATTTTTTCGGACTCCGATAATGTATCTCCTGATGTGGTGTGGGTGAGTTATGAACGGTTAGCGCAAATTCAAGATGAAGCTGGGCATTTTCGCGGAGCGCCAGAATTAGTAGTAGAAGTGCTATCTCCAGGAAAAGCCAATGAAGAGCGCGATCGATTAGCTAAGTTGAAATTGTATTCAGTTCAGGGAGTGCAGGAGTATTGGATTGTCGATCGCATCGCTCAAAGAATTGAAGTCTATCGACGAGACAATGCTCAGTTACAACTGGTGACGACATTACTAGTAGATGATTTGATTACATCGCCATTGTTGCCTAACTTTAAGAGTGAAGTAGCACGTCTCTTTGTGTCACGAGGTTAG
- a CDS encoding GNAT family N-acetyltransferase, producing the protein MHNLYIEKLSSSHNLQNFDCGKPALNNFLINYALQNQQSDSSKTYVACVDNNVIGYYTLTVASVIHQDAPPRIIKGLPKYPVPVALLARLAVSKDFQGQRIGSGLLKDCLKRVNAAADILGIRALLVHAQDEQARGWYENFDFEPSPTDPLHLFLMLKDIRNILG; encoded by the coding sequence TTGCATAATCTATATATTGAGAAGTTATCATCTTCCCATAATCTTCAAAATTTTGATTGTGGCAAACCTGCTTTAAATAATTTTTTAATTAATTACGCTTTACAAAATCAACAATCTGATAGTTCAAAAACTTATGTAGCTTGTGTTGATAATAATGTAATTGGTTACTATACTCTCACAGTAGCGTCTGTTATCCATCAGGATGCGCCACCTCGCATAATTAAAGGATTGCCAAAATATCCTGTACCTGTAGCTCTTTTAGCGCGTTTAGCAGTCAGCAAAGATTTTCAAGGTCAGAGAATAGGCAGTGGTTTATTAAAAGACTGTCTCAAACGTGTAAATGCAGCCGCAGATATTTTAGGGATTCGTGCATTGCTAGTTCATGCTCAAGATGAGCAAGCAAGAGGGTGGTATGAAAATTTTGATTTTGAACCTAGTCCGACTGACCCTTTACATTTATTTTTAATGTTGAAGGATATTCGGAACATATTAGGGTAA
- a CDS encoding F0F1 ATP synthase subunit gamma, producing the protein MPNLKAIRDRIQSVKNTKKITEAMRLVAAARVRRAQEQVIATRPFADRLAQVLYGLQTRLKFEDADLPLLKKREVKTVGLLVISGDRGLCGGYNSNIIRRAENRAKELQAEGVNYKFVLVGRKAIQYFQRRNQPIDATYTGLEQIPTAAEANKIADELLSLFLSQSVDRIELIYTKFVSLVSSRPVVQTLLPLDPQGLEAGDDEIFRLTTRGGQFQVEREKVTTQARPLARDMIFEQDPVQILDSLLPLYLSNQLLRALQESAASELAARMTAMNNASDNAGELIKTLSLSYNKARQAAITQELLEVVGGAEALT; encoded by the coding sequence ATGCCCAATCTTAAAGCAATACGCGATCGCATTCAGTCGGTCAAAAACACCAAAAAAATCACAGAAGCCATGCGGCTGGTAGCAGCTGCTAGAGTACGTCGCGCCCAAGAGCAAGTAATCGCTACCCGCCCCTTTGCTGATCGTTTGGCACAAGTACTGTATGGCTTGCAAACCCGTCTCAAGTTTGAAGATGCAGACCTACCCCTGCTGAAAAAACGCGAAGTCAAAACCGTAGGGTTGCTAGTCATTTCTGGCGATCGGGGTCTGTGCGGCGGTTACAACAGTAACATCATCCGTCGTGCGGAAAACCGTGCCAAAGAACTACAAGCAGAAGGCGTAAATTATAAATTCGTACTGGTAGGACGTAAAGCCATCCAGTACTTCCAACGCCGCAACCAACCCATAGATGCTACCTACACTGGTTTGGAGCAAATTCCTACCGCAGCCGAGGCTAACAAAATTGCCGACGAACTCCTTTCCTTGTTTTTGTCACAAAGCGTAGACAGGATTGAGTTAATCTACACCAAATTTGTCTCTCTAGTTAGCTCTCGTCCTGTAGTGCAAACCTTGCTTCCCCTAGATCCACAAGGTTTAGAAGCGGGCGATGATGAAATCTTCCGCCTCACAACCCGTGGCGGTCAATTTCAAGTCGAACGGGAAAAAGTGACCACTCAAGCTCGTCCCTTGGCTCGTGATATGATTTTCGAGCAAGACCCCGTGCAAATTCTCGATTCTTTATTGCCCCTATATTTAAGTAACCAGTTATTGCGGGCGCTACAAGAATCAGCCGCTAGTGAACTAGCCGCACGGATGACAGCTATGAACAACGCCAGCGATAACGCCGGTGAGTTGATTAAAACCCTGTCATTGTCTTACAACAAAGCCAGACAAGCCGCTATTACCCAAGAACTGCTTGAGGTTGTTGGTGGTGCTGAAGCACTGACTTAA
- a CDS encoding diflavin flavoprotein, producing MVAMSTTGNAHAENVQHRLTIQTVEIAPNTTAIRSLDWDRDRFDIEFGLQNGTTYNSYLIQGEQTVLVDTSHQKFRHLYLETLKSLVNPKAIDYIIVSHTEPDHSGLVEDVLQLAPRATVLASKIALQFLEGLVHDPFSKRIVKSGDRIDIGKGHEIEFVSAPNLHWPDTIFSFDRKTEIIYTCDAFGMHFCDDRTFDEDLEAIEADFRFYYDCLMGPNARSLLNAMKRMGELGKIKIIANGHGPLLYHHLDVLTECYQSWSQRQAKAETTVGLFYVSEYGFGDQLVQAIGEGIQKTGVGIEMIDLSSAELQEIQELAGRAAGIIIGMPPTTAAAAQAGISSLLSVVNNKQPVGLFECYGGDDEPIDTLRRKFIDLGVKEAFPAIRIKEAPTAATYQLCAEAGTDLGQVLMRERNIKQIKSLDVNMEKALGRISNGLYIVTTKKGDVSSAMLASWVSQASLQPLGFTIAVAKDRAIDSLMQVGDRFVLNVLEEGNFQELKKHFLKRLPPGGDRFAGVKTQTAKNGSPILTDALAYMECEVQSSIECSDHWILYCTVQEGRVSKSDGLTAVRHRKVGNYY from the coding sequence ATGGTAGCGATGTCTACGACCGGCAATGCCCACGCAGAGAACGTTCAGCATCGGCTAACTATACAAACTGTAGAAATAGCCCCTAATACAACGGCGATTCGCTCTCTTGATTGGGATCGCGATCGCTTCGATATCGAATTCGGACTGCAAAACGGCACAACCTACAATTCATATCTAATTCAAGGTGAACAGACAGTTTTGGTGGATACTTCTCACCAAAAATTCCGTCATCTGTATTTAGAAACCTTAAAAAGCCTAGTTAATCCGAAAGCTATTGATTACATAATTGTTAGCCACACAGAACCAGATCATAGCGGTTTGGTGGAAGATGTCCTGCAGTTAGCACCTAGAGCGACGGTTTTAGCTTCTAAAATAGCCCTGCAATTTTTAGAAGGCTTAGTACACGATCCTTTTTCTAAGCGGATTGTCAAAAGTGGCGATCGCATAGACATCGGCAAAGGACACGAAATAGAATTCGTGAGTGCGCCTAACCTGCACTGGCCAGACACCATCTTCAGCTTTGATCGCAAAACCGAAATCATTTACACCTGTGATGCTTTTGGGATGCACTTCTGTGACGATCGCACCTTTGACGAAGACTTAGAAGCGATCGAAGCTGATTTTAGATTTTATTACGATTGTTTGATGGGACCCAATGCCCGCTCTTTGCTGAATGCGATGAAGCGGATGGGTGAACTGGGGAAAATAAAAATAATTGCCAATGGTCACGGGCCATTACTCTACCACCATCTCGATGTTCTCACCGAGTGCTATCAAAGTTGGAGCCAAAGACAAGCCAAGGCTGAAACCACCGTCGGCTTGTTTTATGTCTCAGAATACGGCTTTGGCGATCAGCTAGTTCAAGCAATTGGTGAAGGAATCCAGAAAACTGGAGTGGGGATCGAAATGATCGATCTGAGTTCCGCCGAACTTCAAGAAATCCAAGAACTTGCAGGTAGAGCAGCTGGCATTATTATTGGTATGCCACCAACTACCGCCGCTGCTGCTCAAGCTGGTATCAGTTCCTTGTTATCTGTCGTCAACAACAAGCAACCAGTTGGCTTATTTGAATGTTACGGCGGAGATGATGAACCCATTGATACACTCCGCAGAAAATTTATCGACTTGGGTGTGAAGGAAGCCTTTCCCGCCATTCGGATTAAAGAAGCTCCCACCGCCGCCACCTACCAGCTGTGTGCAGAAGCTGGAACAGACTTGGGACAAGTGCTGATGCGCGAACGCAACATCAAGCAAATCAAGTCCCTCGATGTGAACATGGAAAAAGCCTTAGGACGGATTAGCAACGGACTGTATATTGTCACCACCAAAAAAGGTGATGTGAGCAGTGCAATGTTGGCATCTTGGGTAAGTCAAGCGAGTTTACAACCCTTGGGATTCACAATTGCTGTGGCTAAAGACCGCGCTATTGATTCTCTCATGCAAGTAGGCGATCGCTTCGTCCTCAACGTTCTGGAAGAAGGCAATTTTCAAGAACTCAAGAAGCACTTCCTCAAACGCTTACCGCCTGGTGGCGACAGATTTGCTGGTGTGAAAACCCAAACAGCCAAAAACGGCTCACCAATTCTCACAGATGCACTTGCATACATGGAATGTGAAGTGCAAAGCAGCATCGAATGTAGCGACCATTGGATTTTATACTGCACAGTCCAAGAAGGTCGAGTTTCTAAATCTGATGGATTAACAGCAGTCCGCCACCGCAAAGTAGGTAATTACTACTAA
- the atpE gene encoding ATP synthase F0 subunit C, giving the protein MDPLVSAASVLAAALAIGLAAIGPGIGQGNAAGQAVEGIARQPEAEGKIRGTLLLTLAFMESLTIYGLVIALVLLFANPFA; this is encoded by the coding sequence ATTGATCCATTAGTTTCTGCTGCTTCAGTTCTAGCTGCTGCTCTAGCCATCGGTTTAGCTGCAATCGGTCCTGGTATTGGTCAAGGAAATGCTGCCGGTCAAGCAGTGGAAGGTATCGCCCGTCAACCAGAAGCAGAAGGCAAAATTCGGGGTACTCTGTTGTTAACCTTGGCTTTCATGGAATCCCTAACAATCTATGGTCTAGTTATTGCCCTAGTGTTGTTGTTTGCTAACCCCTTTGCGTAA
- a CDS encoding diflavin flavoprotein: MTNSKPRDVQVLPIATNTKVLRARSWSRLRFEIEYALERGTTSNCYLIEGDKTAIIDPPAETFTEIYLEALQQTVNVKKLDYIILGHFNPNRVATYKAILELAPQVTFVCSLPGAANLRNTFPDDTLNILVMRGKETLDLGKGHVLKFFPTPSPRWPEGLCSYDQQTQVLYTDKLFGVHICADEVFDDNWETFKEDQRYYYNCLMAPNALHVEAALEKISDLQVRMYAVGHGPLVRTSLIELTKAYADWSHAQRTREISVALLYASAYGNTATLAQAIALGLTKGGVAVKSINCEFAPPDEIRTNVEQCDGFIIGSPTIGGHAPTPIHTALGIVLTVGDNSKPAGVFGSYGWSGEAFDLIEGKLRDAGYKFGFETLKVKFKPDDVMLKYCEEVGTDFAQALKKAKKVRVPQQSATPLEQAVGRIVGSVCVLSAKQGEVSTGMLGAWVSQATFNPPGLTIAIAKERAIESLLYPGGKFALNILEEGNHHDYTKHFRKSFAPGEDRFASFSTAVADNGCTVLTDALAYLECSVSQRLECGDHWVVYATVDNGKLLKPDAVTAINHRKTGTHY; encoded by the coding sequence ATGACCAATTCCAAACCCCGTGACGTACAAGTTTTGCCCATTGCGACAAATACTAAGGTTCTCAGAGCGCGTAGTTGGTCACGTCTGCGGTTTGAAATTGAATATGCATTGGAAAGGGGCACCACTTCCAATTGCTATTTAATTGAAGGTGATAAAACTGCAATTATTGACCCACCAGCTGAAACCTTCACCGAAATTTATCTAGAAGCGTTGCAGCAGACTGTTAATGTGAAAAAGTTGGATTATATAATCTTGGGTCATTTTAATCCCAACCGAGTAGCAACCTACAAGGCGATTCTAGAATTAGCACCACAAGTAACTTTTGTTTGTTCTCTTCCTGGTGCCGCTAATTTGCGTAATACTTTCCCCGATGACACTCTAAATATCTTAGTGATGCGGGGGAAAGAAACGCTAGATTTAGGTAAGGGTCATGTTTTAAAATTCTTCCCTACTCCTAGTCCCCGGTGGCCGGAAGGACTTTGTAGCTATGACCAGCAAACCCAAGTTCTCTACACAGATAAGCTATTTGGCGTTCATATCTGCGCTGATGAAGTGTTTGATGATAATTGGGAAACATTCAAGGAAGACCAGCGCTACTATTATAACTGTCTGATGGCTCCCAATGCGCTACATGTAGAAGCAGCTTTGGAGAAAATCTCTGATTTGCAGGTGAGGATGTATGCAGTTGGTCACGGGCCTTTGGTACGCACCAGCTTAATTGAACTTACCAAAGCTTATGCCGATTGGAGCCACGCCCAAAGAACGCGGGAAATATCTGTGGCGCTGTTATATGCCTCAGCTTATGGCAACACTGCCACTTTAGCACAGGCGATCGCCCTCGGATTAACAAAGGGTGGAGTGGCTGTCAAATCAATCAACTGCGAATTTGCCCCACCTGATGAAATCCGCACTAATGTAGAACAGTGTGATGGCTTTATTATCGGTTCTCCCACGATTGGTGGTCACGCACCCACACCCATTCATACCGCTTTGGGAATTGTCCTGACAGTTGGTGACAACAGTAAACCCGCTGGGGTATTTGGTTCCTATGGCTGGAGTGGTGAAGCCTTTGACTTAATTGAAGGTAAACTCCGGGATGCTGGATATAAATTTGGCTTTGAAACCTTAAAAGTCAAATTTAAACCCGATGATGTCATGCTCAAGTACTGTGAAGAAGTGGGCACAGACTTTGCTCAAGCATTGAAAAAGGCGAAAAAAGTGCGCGTACCACAACAATCTGCAACTCCTTTAGAACAAGCCGTAGGGCGAATTGTTGGTTCTGTTTGTGTGCTTTCAGCAAAGCAAGGAGAGGTGTCTACGGGGATGCTGGGCGCTTGGGTATCTCAAGCTACCTTTAATCCACCAGGACTGACTATTGCGATCGCTAAAGAACGGGCGATCGAATCTCTCTTGTATCCAGGAGGCAAATTTGCGCTAAATATCCTGGAAGAAGGCAATCATCACGACTACACAAAGCACTTCCGCAAATCTTTCGCCCCAGGCGAAGACCGATTTGCTAGTTTCTCCACAGCAGTCGCAGATAACGGCTGTACAGTCCTCACAGATGCTCTAGCCTATCTGGAATGCTCAGTCAGCCAACGTCTAGAATGTGGCGATCACTGGGTTGTATACGCAACTGTCGATAACGGTAAGTTGCTGAAACCTGATGCCGTCACTGCCATCAACCATCGCAAGACTGGTACCCATTATTAG
- a CDS encoding F0F1 ATP synthase subunit B', with amino-acid sequence MFDFNATLPLMALQFLLLAALLNAIFYKPLTKVLDDRDSYIRTNTLEAKEGLAKAERLAKEYEQQLAEARRQSQATVEAAQAEAKKITADKIAEAQKEAQSQREQAAVEIEQQKQEALHTLEQRVDALSRQILEKLLGPTPVR; translated from the coding sequence ATGTTTGATTTCAATGCTACCTTGCCCTTAATGGCATTGCAGTTCCTGCTATTGGCAGCCTTGTTGAATGCAATTTTCTATAAGCCACTGACCAAGGTACTAGACGATCGCGATAGTTACATCCGAACGAATACCCTTGAGGCCAAGGAAGGCTTGGCAAAAGCGGAACGCCTAGCCAAGGAATATGAGCAGCAGCTAGCAGAAGCGCGCAGACAATCGCAAGCTACTGTAGAAGCAGCTCAAGCTGAAGCCAAGAAAATTACTGCCGATAAAATCGCTGAGGCTCAAAAAGAAGCGCAGTCTCAACGAGAACAAGCTGCTGTAGAAATAGAGCAACAAAAGCAGGAAGCTTTGCATACCTTAGAGCAACGAGTTGATGCTCTAAGCAGGCAGATTCTAGAAAAACTATTAGGACCAACTCCAGTTAGATAG